A stretch of the Archangium violaceum genome encodes the following:
- the maiA gene encoding maleylacetoacetate isomerase has translation MKLYNYWRSSASWRVRIGLNLKGLSYEYVSVHLVKDGGEQHSDAYRTINPMRSVPTLEFTEAGQVRHLAQSMAILEYLEERHPSPALLPADLYLRARCRMVAEIANSGIQPLHNLAVLQRIKGELKGDDKAWSAYWIDRGLTAFQASIQETAGRYCFGNSVSFADIFLTPQLYAARRFGVDLGPYELLTRIEAACASLPAFQAAHADRQPDAVPA, from the coding sequence GTGAAGCTCTACAACTACTGGCGCTCGTCGGCCTCGTGGCGCGTGCGCATCGGGCTCAACCTCAAGGGCCTGTCCTACGAGTACGTGTCCGTGCACCTGGTGAAGGACGGAGGTGAGCAGCACTCCGACGCCTACCGCACCATCAACCCCATGCGCTCGGTGCCCACGCTGGAGTTCACCGAGGCGGGTCAGGTGCGCCACCTGGCGCAGTCGATGGCCATCCTCGAGTACCTGGAGGAGCGTCATCCTTCGCCCGCCCTGCTGCCGGCGGATCTCTATCTCCGGGCCCGCTGCCGGATGGTGGCGGAGATCGCGAACTCGGGGATTCAACCCCTGCACAACCTGGCCGTGTTGCAGCGCATCAAGGGAGAGCTGAAGGGGGATGACAAGGCCTGGAGCGCGTACTGGATCGACCGGGGTCTGACGGCCTTCCAGGCGTCCATCCAGGAGACGGCGGGCCGCTACTGCTTCGGGAACTCCGTGTCGTTCGCGGACATCTTCCTGACTCCCCAGCTCTACGCCGCCCGGCGCTTCGGGGTGGACCTCGGGCCGTACGAGCTGCTCACCCGCATCGAGGCGGCCTGTGCCAGCCTCCCGGCCTTCCAGGCGGCGCATGCGGACCGGCAGCCCGACGCCGTGCCGGCCTGA